From a single bacterium genomic region:
- the infB gene encoding translation initiation factor IF-2, producing MDKENTEEKKALTEKRVTRRVIRRRKSSAPSPEAEESQEKAEASAQEEQAAGQEVSSESSEEQVEQSVEQDGNNGVEISESIKRKAASKAKAMPRGLKKVAKPKVEPKVESNDAATPAQEKAKAEEKQESNDKSGYSRIRIAQDINKPEGGLRIVKPAPKDYKPSPSTGTGRRKDIIEIRDIYNPKNMRNKKRRKPAPGEGKKTEITVPKAAKRIIRMEDVISVAELAKKMSVKAGDVIGKLMGMGMMVTINQNIDSDTATLVAGEFGYEVENIKVDAEDLLEQHEKALESKPEDMQLRPPVVTVMGHVDHGKTSLLDKIRKADVAAGEAGGITQHIGAYSVKLDSGKQVTFIDTPGHEAFTSMRARGARVTDIVILVVAGDDGVMPQTKEAINHAQSAEVPIIVAVNKVDKPGVDIDKIKNELTEFSMVPEEWGGDTIYVPVSAKTGKGINELLEFVALQSDILELKANPDRPARGVVVEASLDKQKGVVSTLLVQDGTLREGDTIVAGTHYGRVRAMRDDKGMRVKEIPPSGAVELMGLSGVASAGDAFSIVPDEKKAKQITQLKHNQERQKELAKTSKVSLDDLYQKIALGDVKELKVVVKADTAGSVEVLTKKLEDLSTQKVSVKVIHGAVGGVSDNDIMLASASGAVVIAFHTRPTGSVRKLAEQENVDLRVYDIIYELLEDITGAMAGLLAPKEVEKVLGHAQVRQIFTIPKQGTIAGCMVTDGKVMRSSKVRLIRENVPIYTGELSSLKRFKDDAKEVREGMECGMSIVNYNDIKVDDVIEAFEVEEVAAELE from the coding sequence GTGGATAAAGAAAATACAGAAGAGAAAAAAGCACTGACAGAAAAGCGGGTAACACGAAGAGTGATTCGACGCAGAAAATCGTCTGCGCCAAGTCCAGAGGCTGAAGAAAGTCAGGAAAAAGCAGAAGCATCTGCCCAAGAAGAACAGGCTGCTGGTCAAGAGGTATCTTCTGAGTCATCTGAGGAACAAGTAGAACAAAGTGTTGAGCAAGATGGCAACAATGGCGTTGAGATCAGTGAGTCAATTAAGCGTAAAGCTGCTTCAAAAGCTAAAGCTATGCCGCGTGGCCTGAAGAAAGTAGCAAAACCTAAAGTTGAACCTAAAGTTGAGAGCAATGACGCGGCTACTCCTGCGCAAGAAAAAGCCAAGGCTGAAGAAAAGCAAGAATCTAATGATAAAAGCGGTTATTCCAGAATTCGTATTGCGCAAGATATCAACAAGCCAGAAGGTGGTTTAAGAATAGTCAAGCCTGCGCCAAAAGACTACAAGCCAAGTCCATCAACGGGTACAGGGCGTAGAAAAGATATTATTGAAATCAGAGATATTTACAATCCTAAAAACATGCGCAATAAAAAGCGCCGCAAACCCGCACCTGGAGAGGGTAAGAAAACAGAGATTACGGTGCCCAAAGCGGCTAAGCGAATTATTCGTATGGAGGATGTTATTTCCGTAGCTGAATTGGCCAAAAAAATGAGTGTCAAGGCAGGAGATGTGATTGGTAAGTTGATGGGCATGGGGATGATGGTCACCATCAACCAAAACATTGATTCTGATACAGCAACCCTCGTGGCCGGTGAGTTTGGTTATGAAGTTGAGAACATCAAAGTTGATGCTGAAGATTTATTGGAGCAGCATGAAAAAGCTTTAGAGTCTAAGCCAGAAGACATGCAGCTTAGACCTCCGGTTGTCACGGTGATGGGGCACGTTGACCATGGTAAGACTTCTTTATTGGATAAAATTCGTAAAGCTGATGTTGCTGCAGGTGAAGCCGGCGGAATTACTCAGCATATTGGAGCTTACTCAGTTAAATTAGATAGTGGTAAGCAGGTTACCTTTATTGATACACCCGGTCACGAAGCCTTTACCTCTATGCGTGCTCGTGGAGCAAGGGTAACAGATATTGTTATTTTGGTTGTTGCTGGTGATGATGGTGTGATGCCTCAAACCAAAGAAGCCATCAACCATGCGCAAAGCGCAGAGGTTCCTATTATTGTTGCAGTTAACAAGGTAGATAAACCAGGCGTAGATATTGATAAAATTAAAAACGAGCTGACAGAGTTTAGCATGGTTCCTGAAGAGTGGGGCGGAGATACAATCTATGTCCCTGTTTCAGCAAAGACGGGCAAAGGCATTAATGAGCTTTTAGAGTTTGTGGCCTTGCAATCGGATATTTTAGAATTAAAAGCCAACCCAGATCGTCCTGCCAGAGGCGTGGTGGTTGAGGCCAGCTTGGATAAGCAAAAAGGTGTGGTTTCTACACTGTTGGTTCAAGATGGAACTTTAAGAGAAGGGGATACCATTGTAGCAGGCACGCATTATGGTCGTGTGCGAGCCATGCGCGATGATAAAGGCATGCGCGTTAAGGAAATTCCTCCTTCAGGTGCAGTTGAGCTTATGGGTCTTTCAGGTGTAGCTTCTGCTGGAGATGCTTTCTCTATTGTTCCGGATGAAAAGAAAGCCAAGCAAATTACCCAATTAAAACATAACCAAGAACGACAAAAAGAACTGGCAAAAACCAGTAAAGTATCTTTGGATGACTTGTATCAAAAAATTGCTTTGGGTGATGTTAAAGAGCTTAAAGTTGTGGTGAAGGCCGATACCGCAGGTTCTGTAGAGGTTCTTACTAAAAAACTAGAAGATTTATCCACTCAAAAAGTCAGCGTCAAGGTAATCCACGGTGCTGTGGGTGGTGTGTCAGATAATGATATCATGTTAGCCAGTGCTTCTGGTGCTGTGGTTATAGCTTTTCATACACGTCCCACAGGCAGCGTTAGAAAGTTAGCAGAGCAAGAAAACGTTGATTTACGTGTCTATGATATTATTTATGAATTGCTTGAGGATATTACAGGAGCCATGGCTGGATTGTTGGCGCCCAAAGAAGTGGAAAAAGTTTTGGGTCATGCCCAAGTCAGACAAATTTTTACCATTCCAAAACAAGGCACCATTGCTGGGTGTATGGTCACCGATGGTAAAGTGATGCGCTCATCTAAAGTAAGGTTAATCCGTGAAAATGTCCCAATTTATACCGGTGAATTGAGTTCATTGAAACGCTTTAAAGACGACGCCAAAGAAGTGCGTGAAGGCATGGAATGCGGTATGTCCATTGTGAACTACAATGACATTAAAGTGGATGATGTGATTGAAGCCTTTGAAGTTGAAGAAGTTGCTGCAGAGTTGGAGTAG
- the nusA gene encoding transcription termination factor NusA translates to MFKGLNREIEQLAKDKGIDKNLIIEAVQSAFLTAAKKKFGAEKDIEAHFNEQEEEIELFEFKNVVEHVEDENNEITFDEAKLHDPECELGDSIGLKMNSEELGRIAAQTAKQVIIQKIRDAETDIIYEEYKDRVGSLITGIVRRFERGNIIIDLGRAEALLPQSQQVPKEIFRPGDRIQGYVMDIRKTPRGTEIIISRAHEGLLIKLFENEVPEIYEGIVSIKSAAREPGIRGKIAVYSKDSDVDPVGACVGMKGSRVQAVVQELRGEKIDIVAYNLDMAQFICNAIAPAEVSRVVLDEANQRLDLVVADDQLSLAIGKKGQNVRLATKLTGWHVDIHSETKMKEMADQDKNRLSSIEGISETMSELLYGQGVTTPEALVENESEKIATATGLDLEKVEALQGFAKQWLASEENQSVSQAQSDENLQDQPEIVEQETELEDNQGQVVDQA, encoded by the coding sequence ATGTTTAAAGGACTGAATCGCGAAATTGAGCAACTGGCCAAAGACAAAGGTATTGATAAAAATTTAATTATTGAGGCTGTGCAGAGTGCATTTTTAACAGCAGCCAAAAAAAAGTTTGGTGCGGAAAAAGATATTGAAGCGCATTTTAATGAGCAAGAAGAAGAAATTGAGTTGTTTGAATTTAAAAATGTGGTGGAGCATGTTGAAGATGAAAACAATGAAATTACCTTTGATGAAGCCAAGCTGCATGACCCTGAATGTGAATTAGGCGATAGCATTGGTTTAAAAATGAATTCAGAAGAGCTGGGAAGAATTGCAGCGCAAACGGCCAAGCAGGTGATTATTCAAAAAATTCGCGATGCTGAAACTGATATTATCTATGAAGAGTATAAAGATAGAGTGGGTTCTTTAATTACGGGCATTGTTCGTCGTTTTGAGCGGGGCAATATCATTATTGACTTAGGTAGAGCTGAAGCCTTGTTGCCGCAATCACAACAAGTGCCCAAAGAAATTTTTAGACCCGGCGATAGAATTCAAGGCTATGTTATGGATATTCGCAAAACACCTCGAGGTACTGAAATTATTATTTCAAGAGCGCACGAAGGTTTGTTGATAAAGCTGTTTGAAAACGAAGTGCCTGAAATTTATGAGGGTATTGTAAGTATCAAGTCAGCAGCGCGTGAGCCTGGCATAAGAGGTAAAATAGCAGTTTATTCAAAGGATTCAGATGTTGATCCTGTAGGCGCCTGCGTAGGGATGAAAGGGTCAAGAGTACAAGCTGTGGTTCAAGAGTTGCGGGGAGAAAAGATTGACATTGTCGCCTACAATCTGGATATGGCTCAGTTTATTTGTAATGCTATTGCACCTGCTGAAGTCAGTAGAGTAGTTTTGGATGAAGCCAACCAACGTTTGGACTTGGTGGTTGCCGATGACCAATTGTCCTTAGCCATTGGTAAAAAAGGACAAAATGTTCGTTTGGCAACCAAGTTGACTGGCTGGCATGTGGATATCCACAGTGAAACCAAAATGAAAGAGATGGCTGATCAGGATAAAAATCGTTTGTCTTCGATTGAAGGCATCAGTGAAACCATGTCAGAGTTGTTGTATGGCCAGGGTGTTACCACCCCAGAAGCTTTGGTGGAAAACGAATCAGAGAAAATTGCTACGGCAACGGGCTTGGATTTGGAAAAGGTAGAAGCCTTGCAAGGCTTTGCCAAACAATGGCTGGCATCTGAAGAAAATCAAAGTGTATCACAAGCACAAAGTGATGAAAACTTGCAAGATCAGCCAGAGATAGTAGAACAAGAAACAGAGCTTGAAGATAATCAAGGACAGGTGGTAGATCAGGCCTAA
- the pal gene encoding peptidoglycan-associated lipoprotein Pal has product MFQRQYLAMVLCLCFAVAGLSSCGKKKASEVETPPTAEEQANVEEDGMTEEAVDAAAEGILANMPVIYFEFDQSTLSAESRTLLQEIAAAMNAQDNISLTIEGHTDERGSNEYNLALGERRARSVQEYIQRLGISADRLTPVSYGEERPSDPSTGEAAWSKNRRVEFTVSQ; this is encoded by the coding sequence ATGTTTCAACGTCAGTATTTGGCTATGGTATTATGTCTGTGCTTTGCAGTTGCAGGTTTAAGTTCGTGTGGAAAAAAGAAAGCATCCGAGGTTGAGACACCTCCTACCGCTGAAGAACAAGCAAATGTAGAAGAAGATGGCATGACAGAAGAAGCTGTTGATGCAGCAGCAGAAGGTATTTTGGCCAACATGCCTGTCATCTATTTTGAGTTTGATCAATCAACACTCAGTGCCGAAAGCAGAACGCTGTTGCAAGAAATTGCGGCTGCAATGAATGCACAAGACAACATCTCTTTAACCATTGAAGGCCATACCGATGAGCGTGGCAGCAATGAGTATAACCTGGCTTTAGGTGAACGTCGTGCACGCAGTGTACAAGAGTACATTCAACGCTTAGGCATCTCAGCTGACCGCTTAACCCCTGTCAGTTATGGTGAAGAACGCCCTAGTGATCCAAGCACCGGTGAAGCCGCTTGGTCAAAAAACCGTAGAGTAGAATTTACTGTTTCACAATAG
- the ybgF gene encoding tol-pal system protein YbgF, with protein sequence MTIKYSFSFFILITLMAQAQLFSNSKKTDEKIKSMQSQIDQINAFNQSNAQNLNEVKALNEKFKQHQADTSVLIENLRNEIQILKGEIAFFKRQMEIFEDNQKNFFKDAQFRLNEMESSPKTNSPTSPANKPAPKQSTQQAYDQALSYYQKDKNYPQAITAFENFIQLYPKHKLTANAYYWMGESYFALGKFARAIKTFDVVTKKYASSSKKCAALFMQGKGFEALNKSNEAKLFYSEVVSQCPNTDLSKKASSNLN encoded by the coding sequence ATGACCATAAAATATTCTTTTAGTTTTTTTATCTTAATCACGCTAATGGCCCAAGCACAGCTATTTAGCAACAGCAAAAAAACTGATGAAAAAATTAAAAGCATGCAAAGTCAAATTGATCAAATCAATGCCTTTAACCAATCCAATGCGCAAAACCTTAATGAGGTCAAAGCCCTCAATGAAAAGTTTAAGCAGCATCAGGCCGACACCTCAGTATTAATTGAAAATTTACGCAATGAGATTCAAATTCTCAAGGGTGAAATTGCTTTTTTCAAGCGACAAATGGAAATCTTTGAAGACAATCAAAAAAACTTTTTTAAAGATGCTCAGTTTCGTTTGAATGAAATGGAAAGCTCACCAAAAACCAACAGCCCCACTTCACCTGCCAACAAACCCGCACCCAAACAGTCTACTCAACAGGCTTACGATCAAGCTTTAAGCTATTATCAAAAAGATAAAAATTATCCGCAAGCCATAACGGCCTTTGAAAATTTTATTCAGCTTTATCCAAAGCATAAACTCACAGCCAATGCTTATTACTGGATGGGAGAAAGCTATTTTGCCCTGGGCAAGTTTGCCAGGGCCATCAAAACCTTTGATGTTGTCACCAAAAAATACGCCAGCAGTAGCAAAAAATGTGCGGCCTTATTCATGCAAGGCAAAGGTTTTGAAGCCTTAAATAAAAGCAATGAAGCCAAGCTGTTTTACAGTGAAGTGGTGAGTCAATGCCCTAACACCGACCTATCTAAAAAAGCCTCAAGCAATCTCAACTAA
- the tsaD gene encoding tRNA (adenosine(37)-N6)-threonylcarbamoyltransferase complex transferase subunit TsaD, which yields MNVLGIESSCDETAAAVLKDGQEILSSVIVSQFDDHEIFGGVVPELASRSHVKAIYPVIEKALSDANLSLKDIDGIAVTQGPGLIGSLLVGYTFAKSLAFANDIPFVGVHHIEGHLASAMMLTQDQHYPALGLVVSGGHSHIYYIQEPGHYELVGYTRDDAVGEAFDKAAQILNLGFPGGPAIEKAAREGNNKFVKFPRTKLEQNSKAYEYSFSGIKTSLAYHVRDHQDHLQQHTHDLAASFQQALIDMILYPLDFAIKDLAPKSLLLCGGVARNTLLRESLANFSKQHQLDFFVPDFQLCTDNAVMIAAAGDPKLKQGQSDGFDQAPKASMLF from the coding sequence ATGAACGTTCTTGGTATAGAAAGCTCTTGTGATGAAACGGCGGCAGCTGTTTTAAAAGATGGGCAGGAGATTTTATCTTCTGTCATTGTGAGTCAATTCGATGACCATGAAATTTTTGGCGGTGTGGTTCCTGAGCTAGCTTCTCGTAGTCATGTCAAAGCCATCTACCCTGTTATTGAAAAAGCCTTATCTGATGCAAACTTATCTCTTAAAGATATAGACGGCATTGCTGTTACGCAAGGGCCTGGTCTCATTGGCTCCCTTTTGGTGGGCTATACTTTTGCCAAAAGCTTGGCTTTTGCCAACGATATTCCTTTTGTGGGGGTACACCATATTGAAGGTCACTTGGCTTCAGCCATGATGTTAACGCAAGATCAACATTACCCTGCCCTTGGCCTAGTCGTTTCTGGTGGGCACTCGCATATCTACTATATTCAAGAACCCGGACACTATGAGCTAGTGGGCTATACCCGAGATGATGCGGTGGGTGAAGCTTTTGATAAAGCTGCTCAAATTTTAAACCTTGGTTTTCCCGGTGGACCGGCCATTGAAAAAGCTGCCCGTGAAGGTAACAATAAATTTGTAAAATTTCCCCGCACCAAACTTGAACAAAACTCCAAAGCCTATGAATACAGCTTTAGTGGCATCAAAACTTCTTTGGCCTACCATGTTAGAGACCATCAGGATCATTTACAGCAGCACACACATGACTTGGCCGCCAGTTTTCAACAAGCTTTGATCGATATGATTCTCTATCCTTTAGACTTTGCCATTAAAGATCTAGCCCCAAAATCCCTCTTATTGTGTGGCGGCGTAGCACGCAACACTTTATTAAGAGAGTCGCTTGCTAACTTTTCTAAACAACATCAACTTGATTTTTTTGTTCCAGATTTTCAATTGTGCACGGATAATGCTGTCATGATTGCTGCTGCGGGAGACCCAAAGCTTAAGCAAGGGCAAAGCGATGGTTTTGATCAAGCGCCCAAAGCCAGCATGCTGTTTTAA
- the rsmA gene encoding 16S rRNA (adenine(1518)-N(6)/adenine(1519)-N(6))-dimethyltransferase RsmA: MENPKKILERLGTWPKKKLGQNFLVNLASAEKIYRFADPTPNCPVIEIGPGLGAMTEVILNQNHPFLCIEKDKDLVPFLNQHFSSFKNFHCLEHDILTWDFDFSPYSKDKEKPWVIANLPYSITTPIIETLFDQREHLGSLCFLLQREFVERICAQENTKNYGRLSVWLQCYYDVEAGPIIPPTSFHPRPKVDSRLVKLTPKKTNLLQKHKIKDDEAFFALIKTVFSQRRKMLRSTLKQGQFNLDKIDPKLLQQRPETLSLTDFFKLYQALL, encoded by the coding sequence GTGGAAAACCCTAAAAAAATATTGGAACGTCTGGGCACATGGCCAAAAAAAAAGCTAGGACAAAATTTTTTGGTTAACCTTGCCTCCGCTGAAAAAATTTATCGCTTTGCAGACCCAACACCAAACTGTCCTGTTATAGAAATTGGTCCTGGCTTGGGCGCCATGACCGAAGTCATTTTAAATCAAAACCATCCTTTTTTATGCATTGAAAAAGACAAAGACCTTGTTCCTTTTTTAAATCAGCATTTTTCATCCTTTAAAAATTTTCATTGCCTTGAGCATGATATTTTAACGTGGGATTTTGATTTTTCTCCTTATTCCAAGGACAAAGAAAAACCTTGGGTTATTGCCAACTTACCATATTCCATTACCACCCCCATCATTGAGACCCTATTTGATCAGCGTGAGCATCTGGGAAGTTTATGTTTTTTATTGCAACGAGAATTTGTTGAACGCATCTGCGCCCAAGAAAACACCAAAAACTATGGCCGCTTGAGCGTTTGGTTGCAATGCTATTATGATGTTGAAGCCGGTCCAATTATCCCGCCCACATCGTTTCATCCAAGACCCAAAGTCGATTCCCGTCTGGTTAAACTGACCCCTAAAAAAACAAACCTTTTACAAAAACACAAAATCAAAGACGATGAGGCCTTTTTTGCCTTGATCAAAACCGTCTTTTCTCAACGCCGTAAAATGCTGCGCAGCACTTTAAAACAGGGACAGTTTAACCTTGATAAAATTGATCCAAAGCTACTACAACAAAGACCCGAAACACTCAGCCTGACCGATTTTTTTAAGCTTTATCAAGCTCTACTCTAG
- a CDS encoding deoxynucleoside kinase translates to MKGKYIAIEGPIGVGKSQLVSALAERLSAQTIKDTDNPFLPSFYNNMEKYAFQVQLFFLMSRFQQQVDCTQPDLFSQYTLCDYLFHKDRLFASLTLEPQEFALYEKVYGLLKGTAAKPDLVIYLQASTDSLLKRIAQKDEDLALLLPKAYLEKVVHAFQTFFFHFSLCPVIVCNTDKNDFENNPDNLDLLLRKIAEVKSGLNYLNLD, encoded by the coding sequence GTGAAAGGAAAGTACATTGCAATTGAAGGGCCCATAGGAGTGGGTAAAAGTCAGCTGGTTTCTGCCTTGGCAGAGAGACTTTCTGCTCAAACCATCAAAGACACGGACAACCCCTTTTTACCGTCTTTTTACAATAACATGGAAAAATACGCCTTTCAGGTTCAGCTTTTTTTCCTGATGTCCCGTTTTCAACAACAGGTGGATTGCACACAGCCGGATTTATTCTCTCAGTACACCCTGTGTGATTATTTATTTCACAAAGATCGTCTGTTTGCTTCTTTAACTTTGGAACCGCAAGAGTTTGCTTTGTATGAAAAAGTTTATGGGCTGCTCAAAGGCACAGCCGCCAAACCAGACTTGGTAATTTACTTGCAAGCCAGCACCGATAGCCTGCTCAAACGCATTGCTCAAAAAGATGAAGACTTAGCGCTGCTTTTACCCAAGGCTTATTTAGAAAAAGTGGTGCATGCTTTTCAAACCTTCTTTTTTCATTTTTCCCTGTGTCCGGTCATTGTCTGCAACACCGATAAAAATGATTTTGAAAACAATCCCGACAACCTTGACTTGTTGCTTAGAAAAATAGCTGAAGTAAAATCGGGCTTGAACTATCTTAACTTGGATTAA
- the eno gene encoding phosphopyruvate hydratase has protein sequence MSSNIRQITPRQILDSRGNPTIEVDVILDSGHMGRAAVPSGASTGSKEALELRDGGDAYMGKAVGKAINNIVEHITPKLIDMNALEQSKVDQCMLDLDGTENKSNIGANAILGVSLAVAKAAAHFKHVPLFTYLGGKQANTLPLPLMNVLNGGQHADNALDIQEFMLAPHGFDSFSKALQAGAETFQHLKKILHDNKLSTNVGDEGGFAPNIDTQQALEFLLQAIDTAGYTAGKHISLALDVAASEMYKDGNYVMFKSNQEQKSTEQMIAWYQELTSNYPIISIEDPLDENDWSGWQTLQSQLGEKVQLVGDDIFVTNPKLLQKGIDEKSANAILIKLNQIGTLSETLECIDLAQENEWGTVISHRSGETEDTFIADLAVATSAGQIKTGSLSRADRTAKYNQLLRIEQQLGDKANYAQIKK, from the coding sequence ATGAGCAGCAATATTAGACAAATTACTCCCAGACAAATTTTAGATTCTCGTGGCAACCCTACCATTGAAGTGGATGTTATTTTAGACTCCGGTCATATGGGCAGAGCTGCCGTGCCTTCAGGTGCCTCAACAGGCAGCAAAGAAGCCCTGGAGTTGCGTGATGGGGGAGATGCCTACATGGGAAAAGCTGTGGGCAAAGCCATCAATAATATTGTTGAACACATCACACCAAAACTGATTGACATGAATGCGCTTGAGCAAAGTAAAGTCGATCAATGCATGTTAGACTTGGATGGCACAGAAAATAAATCGAATATCGGCGCCAATGCCATCTTAGGTGTATCCTTGGCTGTGGCCAAAGCCGCTGCTCATTTTAAACATGTACCCTTATTTACTTACTTAGGTGGAAAACAAGCCAATACTTTGCCTTTACCTTTGATGAATGTTCTTAACGGTGGTCAACATGCAGACAATGCTTTGGACATCCAAGAGTTTATGCTGGCACCACACGGTTTTGATAGCTTTTCAAAAGCCTTACAGGCGGGTGCAGAAACCTTTCAGCATTTGAAAAAAATCCTGCATGACAACAAACTTTCCACCAACGTGGGGGATGAAGGTGGCTTTGCCCCTAACATTGATACTCAACAAGCTTTAGAATTCTTATTGCAAGCCATTGATACAGCCGGCTATACCGCTGGCAAACATATTTCTTTGGCCTTGGATGTGGCTGCATCAGAAATGTATAAAGATGGCAACTATGTCATGTTCAAGTCCAATCAAGAGCAAAAAAGCACAGAACAAATGATTGCCTGGTATCAAGAATTAACCAGCAACTACCCTATCATTTCTATTGAAGACCCATTGGATGAAAACGATTGGTCAGGTTGGCAAACCCTACAAAGCCAATTGGGAGAAAAAGTACAACTGGTGGGAGACGATATTTTTGTCACCAACCCCAAGCTTTTACAAAAAGGCATTGATGAAAAAAGTGCCAATGCCATTCTGATCAAACTGAATCAAATTGGTACTCTCAGTGAAACTTTAGAGTGCATTGATTTGGCCCAAGAAAACGAATGGGGTACGGTGATTTCTCACCGTTCTGGTGAAACAGAAGACACCTTTATTGCAGATCTTGCTGTAGCCACAAGCGCTGGCCAAATCAAAACCGGTTCCTTAAGCCGTGCCGATAGAACAGCAAAATATAACCAGCTTCTACGTATTGAGCAACAGCTAGGTGATAAAGCCAACTACGCTCAAATAAAAAAGTAA
- a CDS encoding alpha/beta hydrolase — protein MHQFKVSLYNNSYALSGIKNSAQEPEIIALHGWLDNAMSFVPLMQALPQYSIHALDLPGHGKSVHLPQIIPAYSMTQAAFILNEYFKTLTKPIVLMGHSLGAGLASLVAVLFPEKIKALLLLDNVIPIPNDDLAMISLKQLTQTKHRTQRTYTTVDAAVQARCKYGVTPDIAKLLAQRSVSQNEHGQYYWHHDIRLTQNSLSYFTTPDVKDIVKQIQQPVLYIHGDWDYRYQERLRAAQSLKNVKIVKISGDHYFHMTNIAAFKTPLKQFVDLHL, from the coding sequence ATGCATCAATTTAAAGTCTCTCTCTACAATAACAGTTATGCTCTATCTGGCATAAAAAATAGCGCACAAGAACCTGAGATCATTGCCCTTCATGGTTGGTTGGACAATGCCATGAGTTTTGTGCCTTTGATGCAGGCTTTACCGCAATACTCCATACATGCTTTGGATCTTCCGGGTCACGGTAAGAGTGTCCATCTTCCACAAATAATTCCCGCATACTCCATGACACAAGCGGCATTTATTTTAAATGAATATTTTAAGACTTTAACAAAACCCATTGTACTGATGGGTCACTCATTGGGTGCTGGTTTGGCCAGCCTTGTTGCGGTACTCTTCCCAGAAAAAATTAAAGCTTTGCTGCTCTTAGACAATGTCATCCCCATTCCCAATGATGACTTGGCCATGATTTCCTTAAAACAATTGACCCAAACAAAACACAGAACACAACGCACTTACACTACTGTAGATGCTGCTGTTCAAGCGCGTTGCAAATACGGAGTGACACCAGATATTGCAAAACTTTTAGCGCAACGTTCAGTTTCACAAAATGAACACGGGCAATATTATTGGCATCACGACATACGCTTAACCCAAAACTCTTTGAGTTATTTTACCACACCTGATGTAAAAGACATTGTAAAGCAGATTCAACAACCGGTTTTGTATATTCATGGGGACTGGGACTACCGCTATCAAGAGCGCCTGCGAGCCGCGCAATCTTTAAAAAATGTTAAGATTGTTAAAATATCAGGCGATCATTATTTTCACATGACAAACATTGCTGCTTTTAAAACGCCTTTAAAGCAGTTTGTTGATTTGCATCTTTAA